A DNA window from Oryzias latipes chromosome 5, ASM223467v1 contains the following coding sequences:
- the tmem88b gene encoding transmembrane protein 88B, which yields MCGVDVDLDDGASAEDEKEEEFWMGDRVKMLPPPVAHSEGSAWGSRRGRCGCLACGAVVVLWNVCVVSASLLLLVAVFAVVLLPAALLLYAGFLCHSRVLNASSAICHYLDDNSCSALIILGLVMMSPLVVVAAAVFCGLMRRFRLLLYIQPLMRARYRVKLLDWMGSVHAWV from the exons ATGTGTGGAGTGGATGTGGACCTGGATGATGGGGCTTCAGCTGAGGACGAGAAAGAGGAGGAGTTCTGGATGGGAGACCGGGTGAAGATGCTGCCCCCCCCTGTGGCTCACAGCGAGGGCAGTGCATGGGGCAGCCGGAGGGGCAGGTGTGGCTGCCTGGCTTGTGGGGCGGTGGTCGTCCTCTGGAACGTGTGTGTCGTCTCTGCcagcctgctgctgctggtcgCCGTGTTCGCGGTGGTGCTGCTGCCGGCGGCGCTGCTGCTGTACGCAGGTTTCCTCTGCCACTCCAGG GTGCTCAATGCCTCCTCTGCCATCTGCCACTACCTGGATGACAACAGCTGCTCCGCCCTCATCATCCTGGGGCTGGTCATGATGTCTCCGCTGGTGGTGGTGGCAGCTGCCGTCTTCTGCGGGCTGATGCGAAGGTTTCGGCTGCTGCTTTACATCCAACCTCTCATGCGGGCCCGGTACAGAGTGAAGCTTTTGGACTGGATGGGCAGCGTGCACGCCTGGGTCTGa